A single region of the Branchiostoma lanceolatum isolate klBraLanc5 chromosome 1, klBraLanc5.hap2, whole genome shotgun sequence genome encodes:
- the LOC136437407 gene encoding ensconsin-like isoform X3, producing the protein MAENGSREQATSLDELRAKRAAGNRSKSADRPAAGKGTARHTSPVPRLPGQPGGFPWQPAEVLDGSPIRSRDERFDAVRARQDQMRQKLALDAAALREKEDRARMLRDQQLEERRRKMADSRLKYEQRHQHVEERRAERLQEEMERREAALKKTDDGYQRAQAQQQQQQQQQQQQQTQQKRWSWGSNITSPQLSSLFGASPPANGKEQLFPAKRSTSSMNLSARAEAITKRLSTSTTSLSQRSAPSSLTSPGGEALRPGQRSLSAVNLSARAEAVTKRLFSPKSPTSEGSPSPSKPASRPRSSQSDHSISSLSPRRDFRRPTSTGAGRARTPMRSRSSDRLRMSSAPPAAGKERAEGDKDGDKENQTKAKPPEKSTPKRTPSPGVKRTPSPAAAKPPPSPRNASTAAAKPPPAPRQSSPATTPGSAGKRPPSPASAASKRPPSPAAAGNKRTPSPASTRARPPSPGAAARSKPTPKPTPKEKTPSPTKEIKKPLVPVKSTPPTIEVTAQPDKEPVKPQVKPAAETKPEEPKAAEPEEKPAEVVVKPAEPEQKPAAPVEPEVKPPVPDETPKPAEPAKPTETPKPAETPKPTETPKPAEPAKEPEPAKAPEPAKAPEPAKAPEPTKPAEKVPAPAEKPAAQPAAPAEDKGKAVLTDEEAAKAALAERRRMVREQREREAELERQRQEEEKRRAEEEEKRRLEEEARLEEEQRRLAEEYKKAEEERLKKAIEEAEKQKREEEEKQKELEKQREEEERKAREEAEKRQRELEERLAKEEQERQERKKRLEMIMSRTRKSGTPGKDKGEKTESGGEAGSESPTKEPSQGTEDVAKETVDRGRAEGESEKEESESEGPSAVPQGDAGQGKSLFDELAEIGGPAGQVSGAAGAQQGSTEDSEEKPDITDQVLVQLGLTPEAPAPASEPATGQEAGDFEELISLDSSTVQHVQAPHQNGSTVHDLIDIGDGHKTSQLDGGDIIEPDNQPIIAFVNGDIKKPVQENVNDLL; encoded by the exons CTGCAGGCAACAGAAGCAAGTCAGCTGACCGGCCTGCTGCAGGAAAGGGCACTGCACGTCACACCTCACCTGTGCCAAGGTTACCCGGGCAACCAGGtgggtttccatggcaaccagctGAAG TGTTGGATGGTTCGCCGATAAGGTCTCGAGATGAACGGTTTGACGCTGTCCGAGCTCGTCAGGATCAGATGCGCCAAAAGCTTG CTCTCGATGCAGCAGCACTGAGAGAAAAAGAGGATCGGGCCCGCATGCTACGGGATCAACAGCTGGAGGAACGCAGACGGAAAATGGCCGACAGCCGCCTTAAATACGAGCAGCGCCACCAGCATGTGGAGGAGCGCCGTGCCGAGCGCTTGCAAGAGGAAATG GAGCGCCGTGAAGCCGCactaaagaaaacagacgacgGTTACCAGAGAGCGcaggcacaacaacaacaacaacagcagcagcagcaacaacagcagacGCAGCAGAAGCGATGGTCATGGGGTTCAAACATCACCAGCCCCCAGCTGTCTTCTCTTTTTGGCGCCTCCCCTCCAG CTAATGGAAAAGAACAGCTGTTTCCTGCCAAGAGGTCAACGTCCTCCATGAACCTCTCGGCGCGAGCAGAAGCCATAACCAAACGTCTGTCTACGTCCACGACCAGCCTGTCCCAGCGCAGTGCACCCTCCTCTCTAACGTCACCTG GCGGGGAAGCCCTCAGACCAGGCCAGCGGTCCTTGTCGGCCGTTAATCTGTCGGCACGAGCGGAGGCGGTCACAAAACGATTGTTTTCACCCAAATCGCCGACTAGCGAGGGGTCGCCGTCGCCCAGCAAGCCAG CTTCTCGTCCCAGATCCAGCCAATCAGACCACTCCATTTCCAGCCTGTCACCACGGCGGGACTTCCGCAGACCCACGTCGACCGGCGCGGGCCGGGCGCGTACGCCCATGCGGTCCCGCAGCTCGGACAGACTCCGCATGAGCAGCGCCCCCCCTGCTGCAGGGAAGGAGCGAGCAGAAGGAGACAAAGACGGCGACAAGGAAAATCAAACTAAGGCCAAACCGCCAGAGAAG TCTACCCCCAAGAGAACACCATCCCCAGGGGTGAAGCGGACCCCCTCCCCTGCTGCAGCCAAACCCCCACCCTCCCCGAGGAACGCCTCCACGGCTGCGGCCAAACCTCCGCCGGCCCCGCGCCAGTCCAGCCCGGCCACAACACCAGGATCAGCTGGCAAAAGACCGCCCTCTCCTGCGTCAGCGGCTAGTAAGAGACCGCCGTCCCCCGCTGCCGCTGGGAACAAGCGAACCCCATCCCCAGCCAGCACACGGGCGAGACCGCCTTCCCCTGGCGCCGCTGCAAGGTCCAAACCAACTCCCAAACCAACACCCAAGGAGAAAACACCGTCACCAACGAAGGAAATAAAGAAACCACTTGTACCCGTGAAGTCCACACCTCCCACCATAGAAGTCACTGCACAGCCAGACAAAGAACCGGTCAAGCCACAGGTGAAGCCGGCTGCAGAGACAAAACCAGAGGAACCTAAAGCAGCTGAACCTGAAGAAAAACCTGCTGAAGTGGTGGTGAAGCCAGCTGAGCCAGAACAGAAACCAGCAGCACCAGTTGAACCTGAAGTAAAACCACCTGTTCCAGATGAGACACCCAAACCAGCTGAGCCAGCGAAACCAACTGAGACGCCTAAACCAGCTGAGACACCTAAACCAACTGAGACACCTAAGCCAGCTGAACCAGCTAAAGAACCTGAGCCAGCTAAAGCACCTGAACCAGCTAAAGCACCTGAGCCAGCTAAAGCACCGGAGCCAACTAAACCAGCTGAAAAAGTTCCTGCGCCAGCAGAAAAACCAGCTGCCCAGCCTGCTGCACCAG CAGAAGATAAGGGCAAGGCAGTCCTAACAGATGAGGAGGCAGCGAAGGCAGCCCTGGCGGAGAGACGACGCATGGTTCGCGAGCAGCGTGAGCGCGAGGCCGAGCTTGAGAGACAgcgacaggaggaggagaaacgCCGGGCTGAGGAGGAAGAAAAGAGAagactggaggaggag GCAAGACTTGAGGAAGAGCAGCGCCGCCTAGCAGAGGAGTACAAAAAGGCAGAGGAAGAGCGGCTGAAAAAAGCTATCGAGGAAGCTGAGAAACAAAAGCGAGAGGAAGAAGAGAAACAGAAAGAACTTGAGAAACAG AGAGAAGAGGAGGAACGTAAAGCCCGAGAGGAAGCAGAGAAGCGCCAGCGGGAGTTGGAGGAGCGATTGGCAAAGGAGGAACAGGAACGACAGGAGAGGAAGAAG AGATTAGAGATGATTATGTCAAGAACAAGAAAGAGTGGAACCCCAGGCAAG GATAAGGGAGAGAAGACAGAGTCTGGAGGCGAGGCCGGTTCAGAAAGTCCCACCAAGGAGCCCTCTCAGGGAACAGAAGACGTTGCTAAGGAAACCGTAGATAGAGGCAGAGCTGAAGGAGAAAGTGAAAAGGAGGAGAGTGAAAGTGAGGGTCCATCAGCCGTGCCACAGGGAGACGCGGGGCAGGGGAAGAGTTTGTTTGACGAGCTCGCAGAAATCGGTGGGCCTGCGGGTCAGGTATCAGGCGCTGCCGGGGCGCAGCAAGGGTCTACTGAAGACAG TGAGGAGAAGCCTGACATCACAGACCAGGTCCTGGTACAGCTTGGGCTGACCCCAGAAGCACCAGCGCCGGCCAGCGAGCCTGCAACAGGCCAGGAAGCCGGCGACTTCGAGGAGCTAATTTCCCTAGATAGCAGTACTGTACAGCACGTTCAAGCCCCCCATCAGAATGGGTCCACGGTCCATGATCTTATAGACATTGGAGACGGTCACAAGACTAGCCAGTTAGATGGAGGAGATATCATAGAACCCGACAACCAGCCTATAATAGCATTCGTCAACGGAGACATTAAGAAACCTGTACAGGAAAACGTTAATG ACCTGCTCTGA
- the LOC136437407 gene encoding ensconsin-like isoform X4: protein MAENGSREQATSLDELRAKRAAGNRSKSADRPAAGKGTARHTSPVPRLPGQPVLDGSPIRSRDERFDAVRARQDQMRQKLALDAAALREKEDRARMLRDQQLEERRRKMADSRLKYEQRHQHVEERRAERLQEEMVRMRAVWERREAALKKTDDGYQRAQAQQQQQQQQQQQQQTQQKRWSWGSNITSPQLSSLFGASPPANGKEQLFPAKRSTSSMNLSARAEAITKRLSTSTTSLSQRSAPSSLTSPGGEALRPGQRSLSAVNLSARAEAVTKRLFSPKSPTSEGSPSPSKPASRPRSSQSDHSISSLSPRRDFRRPTSTGAGRARTPMRSRSSDRLRMSSAPPAAGKERAEGDKDGDKENQTKAKPPEKSTPKRTPSPGVKRTPSPAAAKPPPSPRNASTAAAKPPPAPRQSSPATTPGSAGKRPPSPASAASKRPPSPAAAGNKRTPSPASTRARPPSPGAAARSKPTPKPTPKEKTPSPTKEIKKPLVPVKSTPPTIEVTAQPDKEPVKPQVKPAAETKPEEPKAAEPEEKPAEVVVKPAEPEQKPAAPVEPEVKPPVPDETPKPAEPAKPTETPKPAETPKPTETPKPAEPAKEPEPAKAPEPAKAPEPAKAPEPTKPAEKVPAPAEKPAAQPAAPAEDKGKAVLTDEEAAKAALAERRRMVREQREREAELERQRQEEEKRRAEEEEKRRLEEEARLEEEQRRLAEEYKKAEEERLKKAIEEAEKQKREEEEKQKELEKQREEEERKAREEAEKRQRELEERLAKEEQERQERKKRLEMIMSRTRKSGTPGKDKGEKTESGGEAGSESPTKEPSQGTEDVAKETVDRGRAEGESEKEESESEGPSAVPQGDAGQGKSLFDELAEIGGPAGQVSGAAGAQQGSTEDSEEKPDITDQVLVQLGLTPEAPAPASEPATGQEAGDFEELISLDSSTVQHVQAPHQNGSTVHDLIDIGDGHKTSQLDGGDIIEPDNQPIIAFVNGDIKKPVQENVNDLL, encoded by the exons CTGCAGGCAACAGAAGCAAGTCAGCTGACCGGCCTGCTGCAGGAAAGGGCACTGCACGTCACACCTCACCTGTGCCAAGGTTACCCGGGCAACCAG TGTTGGATGGTTCGCCGATAAGGTCTCGAGATGAACGGTTTGACGCTGTCCGAGCTCGTCAGGATCAGATGCGCCAAAAGCTTG CTCTCGATGCAGCAGCACTGAGAGAAAAAGAGGATCGGGCCCGCATGCTACGGGATCAACAGCTGGAGGAACGCAGACGGAAAATGGCCGACAGCCGCCTTAAATACGAGCAGCGCCACCAGCATGTGGAGGAGCGCCGTGCCGAGCGCTTGCAAGAGGAAATGGTGAGAATGAGAGCCGTCTGG GAGCGCCGTGAAGCCGCactaaagaaaacagacgacgGTTACCAGAGAGCGcaggcacaacaacaacaacaacagcagcagcagcaacaacagcagacGCAGCAGAAGCGATGGTCATGGGGTTCAAACATCACCAGCCCCCAGCTGTCTTCTCTTTTTGGCGCCTCCCCTCCAG CTAATGGAAAAGAACAGCTGTTTCCTGCCAAGAGGTCAACGTCCTCCATGAACCTCTCGGCGCGAGCAGAAGCCATAACCAAACGTCTGTCTACGTCCACGACCAGCCTGTCCCAGCGCAGTGCACCCTCCTCTCTAACGTCACCTG GCGGGGAAGCCCTCAGACCAGGCCAGCGGTCCTTGTCGGCCGTTAATCTGTCGGCACGAGCGGAGGCGGTCACAAAACGATTGTTTTCACCCAAATCGCCGACTAGCGAGGGGTCGCCGTCGCCCAGCAAGCCAG CTTCTCGTCCCAGATCCAGCCAATCAGACCACTCCATTTCCAGCCTGTCACCACGGCGGGACTTCCGCAGACCCACGTCGACCGGCGCGGGCCGGGCGCGTACGCCCATGCGGTCCCGCAGCTCGGACAGACTCCGCATGAGCAGCGCCCCCCCTGCTGCAGGGAAGGAGCGAGCAGAAGGAGACAAAGACGGCGACAAGGAAAATCAAACTAAGGCCAAACCGCCAGAGAAG TCTACCCCCAAGAGAACACCATCCCCAGGGGTGAAGCGGACCCCCTCCCCTGCTGCAGCCAAACCCCCACCCTCCCCGAGGAACGCCTCCACGGCTGCGGCCAAACCTCCGCCGGCCCCGCGCCAGTCCAGCCCGGCCACAACACCAGGATCAGCTGGCAAAAGACCGCCCTCTCCTGCGTCAGCGGCTAGTAAGAGACCGCCGTCCCCCGCTGCCGCTGGGAACAAGCGAACCCCATCCCCAGCCAGCACACGGGCGAGACCGCCTTCCCCTGGCGCCGCTGCAAGGTCCAAACCAACTCCCAAACCAACACCCAAGGAGAAAACACCGTCACCAACGAAGGAAATAAAGAAACCACTTGTACCCGTGAAGTCCACACCTCCCACCATAGAAGTCACTGCACAGCCAGACAAAGAACCGGTCAAGCCACAGGTGAAGCCGGCTGCAGAGACAAAACCAGAGGAACCTAAAGCAGCTGAACCTGAAGAAAAACCTGCTGAAGTGGTGGTGAAGCCAGCTGAGCCAGAACAGAAACCAGCAGCACCAGTTGAACCTGAAGTAAAACCACCTGTTCCAGATGAGACACCCAAACCAGCTGAGCCAGCGAAACCAACTGAGACGCCTAAACCAGCTGAGACACCTAAACCAACTGAGACACCTAAGCCAGCTGAACCAGCTAAAGAACCTGAGCCAGCTAAAGCACCTGAACCAGCTAAAGCACCTGAGCCAGCTAAAGCACCGGAGCCAACTAAACCAGCTGAAAAAGTTCCTGCGCCAGCAGAAAAACCAGCTGCCCAGCCTGCTGCACCAG CAGAAGATAAGGGCAAGGCAGTCCTAACAGATGAGGAGGCAGCGAAGGCAGCCCTGGCGGAGAGACGACGCATGGTTCGCGAGCAGCGTGAGCGCGAGGCCGAGCTTGAGAGACAgcgacaggaggaggagaaacgCCGGGCTGAGGAGGAAGAAAAGAGAagactggaggaggag GCAAGACTTGAGGAAGAGCAGCGCCGCCTAGCAGAGGAGTACAAAAAGGCAGAGGAAGAGCGGCTGAAAAAAGCTATCGAGGAAGCTGAGAAACAAAAGCGAGAGGAAGAAGAGAAACAGAAAGAACTTGAGAAACAG AGAGAAGAGGAGGAACGTAAAGCCCGAGAGGAAGCAGAGAAGCGCCAGCGGGAGTTGGAGGAGCGATTGGCAAAGGAGGAACAGGAACGACAGGAGAGGAAGAAG AGATTAGAGATGATTATGTCAAGAACAAGAAAGAGTGGAACCCCAGGCAAG GATAAGGGAGAGAAGACAGAGTCTGGAGGCGAGGCCGGTTCAGAAAGTCCCACCAAGGAGCCCTCTCAGGGAACAGAAGACGTTGCTAAGGAAACCGTAGATAGAGGCAGAGCTGAAGGAGAAAGTGAAAAGGAGGAGAGTGAAAGTGAGGGTCCATCAGCCGTGCCACAGGGAGACGCGGGGCAGGGGAAGAGTTTGTTTGACGAGCTCGCAGAAATCGGTGGGCCTGCGGGTCAGGTATCAGGCGCTGCCGGGGCGCAGCAAGGGTCTACTGAAGACAG TGAGGAGAAGCCTGACATCACAGACCAGGTCCTGGTACAGCTTGGGCTGACCCCAGAAGCACCAGCGCCGGCCAGCGAGCCTGCAACAGGCCAGGAAGCCGGCGACTTCGAGGAGCTAATTTCCCTAGATAGCAGTACTGTACAGCACGTTCAAGCCCCCCATCAGAATGGGTCCACGGTCCATGATCTTATAGACATTGGAGACGGTCACAAGACTAGCCAGTTAGATGGAGGAGATATCATAGAACCCGACAACCAGCCTATAATAGCATTCGTCAACGGAGACATTAAGAAACCTGTACAGGAAAACGTTAATG ACCTGCTCTGA
- the LOC136437407 gene encoding ensconsin-like isoform X6 yields MAENGSREQATSLDELRAKRAAGNRSKSADRPAAGKGTARHTSPVPRLPGQPALDAAALREKEDRARMLRDQQLEERRRKMADSRLKYEQRHQHVEERRAERLQEEMVRMRAVWERREAALKKTDDGYQRAQAQQQQQQQQQQQQQTQQKRWSWGSNITSPQLSSLFGASPPANGKEQLFPAKRSTSSMNLSARAEAITKRLSTSTTSLSQRSAPSSLTSPGGEALRPGQRSLSAVNLSARAEAVTKRLFSPKSPTSEGSPSPSKPASRPRSSQSDHSISSLSPRRDFRRPTSTGAGRARTPMRSRSSDRLRMSSAPPAAGKERAEGDKDGDKENQTKAKPPEKSTPKRTPSPGVKRTPSPAAAKPPPSPRNASTAAAKPPPAPRQSSPATTPGSAGKRPPSPASAASKRPPSPAAAGNKRTPSPASTRARPPSPGAAARSKPTPKPTPKEKTPSPTKEIKKPLVPVKSTPPTIEVTAQPDKEPVKPQVKPAAETKPEEPKAAEPEEKPAEVVVKPAEPEQKPAAPVEPEVKPPVPDETPKPAEPAKPTETPKPAETPKPTETPKPAEPAKEPEPAKAPEPAKAPEPAKAPEPTKPAEKVPAPAEKPAAQPAAPAEDKGKAVLTDEEAAKAALAERRRMVREQREREAELERQRQEEEKRRAEEEEKRRLEEEARLEEEQRRLAEEYKKAEEERLKKAIEEAEKQKREEEEKQKELEKQREEEERKAREEAEKRQRELEERLAKEEQERQERKKRLEMIMSRTRKSGTPGKDKGEKTESGGEAGSESPTKEPSQGTEDVAKETVDRGRAEGESEKEESESEGPSAVPQGDAGQGKSLFDELAEIGGPAGQVSGAAGAQQGSTEDSEEKPDITDQVLVQLGLTPEAPAPASEPATGQEAGDFEELISLDSSTVQHVQAPHQNGSTVHDLIDIGDGHKTSQLDGGDIIEPDNQPIIAFVNGDIKKPVQENVNDLL; encoded by the exons CTGCAGGCAACAGAAGCAAGTCAGCTGACCGGCCTGCTGCAGGAAAGGGCACTGCACGTCACACCTCACCTGTGCCAAGGTTACCCGGGCAACCAG CTCTCGATGCAGCAGCACTGAGAGAAAAAGAGGATCGGGCCCGCATGCTACGGGATCAACAGCTGGAGGAACGCAGACGGAAAATGGCCGACAGCCGCCTTAAATACGAGCAGCGCCACCAGCATGTGGAGGAGCGCCGTGCCGAGCGCTTGCAAGAGGAAATGGTGAGAATGAGAGCCGTCTGG GAGCGCCGTGAAGCCGCactaaagaaaacagacgacgGTTACCAGAGAGCGcaggcacaacaacaacaacaacagcagcagcagcaacaacagcagacGCAGCAGAAGCGATGGTCATGGGGTTCAAACATCACCAGCCCCCAGCTGTCTTCTCTTTTTGGCGCCTCCCCTCCAG CTAATGGAAAAGAACAGCTGTTTCCTGCCAAGAGGTCAACGTCCTCCATGAACCTCTCGGCGCGAGCAGAAGCCATAACCAAACGTCTGTCTACGTCCACGACCAGCCTGTCCCAGCGCAGTGCACCCTCCTCTCTAACGTCACCTG GCGGGGAAGCCCTCAGACCAGGCCAGCGGTCCTTGTCGGCCGTTAATCTGTCGGCACGAGCGGAGGCGGTCACAAAACGATTGTTTTCACCCAAATCGCCGACTAGCGAGGGGTCGCCGTCGCCCAGCAAGCCAG CTTCTCGTCCCAGATCCAGCCAATCAGACCACTCCATTTCCAGCCTGTCACCACGGCGGGACTTCCGCAGACCCACGTCGACCGGCGCGGGCCGGGCGCGTACGCCCATGCGGTCCCGCAGCTCGGACAGACTCCGCATGAGCAGCGCCCCCCCTGCTGCAGGGAAGGAGCGAGCAGAAGGAGACAAAGACGGCGACAAGGAAAATCAAACTAAGGCCAAACCGCCAGAGAAG TCTACCCCCAAGAGAACACCATCCCCAGGGGTGAAGCGGACCCCCTCCCCTGCTGCAGCCAAACCCCCACCCTCCCCGAGGAACGCCTCCACGGCTGCGGCCAAACCTCCGCCGGCCCCGCGCCAGTCCAGCCCGGCCACAACACCAGGATCAGCTGGCAAAAGACCGCCCTCTCCTGCGTCAGCGGCTAGTAAGAGACCGCCGTCCCCCGCTGCCGCTGGGAACAAGCGAACCCCATCCCCAGCCAGCACACGGGCGAGACCGCCTTCCCCTGGCGCCGCTGCAAGGTCCAAACCAACTCCCAAACCAACACCCAAGGAGAAAACACCGTCACCAACGAAGGAAATAAAGAAACCACTTGTACCCGTGAAGTCCACACCTCCCACCATAGAAGTCACTGCACAGCCAGACAAAGAACCGGTCAAGCCACAGGTGAAGCCGGCTGCAGAGACAAAACCAGAGGAACCTAAAGCAGCTGAACCTGAAGAAAAACCTGCTGAAGTGGTGGTGAAGCCAGCTGAGCCAGAACAGAAACCAGCAGCACCAGTTGAACCTGAAGTAAAACCACCTGTTCCAGATGAGACACCCAAACCAGCTGAGCCAGCGAAACCAACTGAGACGCCTAAACCAGCTGAGACACCTAAACCAACTGAGACACCTAAGCCAGCTGAACCAGCTAAAGAACCTGAGCCAGCTAAAGCACCTGAACCAGCTAAAGCACCTGAGCCAGCTAAAGCACCGGAGCCAACTAAACCAGCTGAAAAAGTTCCTGCGCCAGCAGAAAAACCAGCTGCCCAGCCTGCTGCACCAG CAGAAGATAAGGGCAAGGCAGTCCTAACAGATGAGGAGGCAGCGAAGGCAGCCCTGGCGGAGAGACGACGCATGGTTCGCGAGCAGCGTGAGCGCGAGGCCGAGCTTGAGAGACAgcgacaggaggaggagaaacgCCGGGCTGAGGAGGAAGAAAAGAGAagactggaggaggag GCAAGACTTGAGGAAGAGCAGCGCCGCCTAGCAGAGGAGTACAAAAAGGCAGAGGAAGAGCGGCTGAAAAAAGCTATCGAGGAAGCTGAGAAACAAAAGCGAGAGGAAGAAGAGAAACAGAAAGAACTTGAGAAACAG AGAGAAGAGGAGGAACGTAAAGCCCGAGAGGAAGCAGAGAAGCGCCAGCGGGAGTTGGAGGAGCGATTGGCAAAGGAGGAACAGGAACGACAGGAGAGGAAGAAG AGATTAGAGATGATTATGTCAAGAACAAGAAAGAGTGGAACCCCAGGCAAG GATAAGGGAGAGAAGACAGAGTCTGGAGGCGAGGCCGGTTCAGAAAGTCCCACCAAGGAGCCCTCTCAGGGAACAGAAGACGTTGCTAAGGAAACCGTAGATAGAGGCAGAGCTGAAGGAGAAAGTGAAAAGGAGGAGAGTGAAAGTGAGGGTCCATCAGCCGTGCCACAGGGAGACGCGGGGCAGGGGAAGAGTTTGTTTGACGAGCTCGCAGAAATCGGTGGGCCTGCGGGTCAGGTATCAGGCGCTGCCGGGGCGCAGCAAGGGTCTACTGAAGACAG TGAGGAGAAGCCTGACATCACAGACCAGGTCCTGGTACAGCTTGGGCTGACCCCAGAAGCACCAGCGCCGGCCAGCGAGCCTGCAACAGGCCAGGAAGCCGGCGACTTCGAGGAGCTAATTTCCCTAGATAGCAGTACTGTACAGCACGTTCAAGCCCCCCATCAGAATGGGTCCACGGTCCATGATCTTATAGACATTGGAGACGGTCACAAGACTAGCCAGTTAGATGGAGGAGATATCATAGAACCCGACAACCAGCCTATAATAGCATTCGTCAACGGAGACATTAAGAAACCTGTACAGGAAAACGTTAATG ACCTGCTCTGA